The following nucleotide sequence is from Melioribacteraceae bacterium.
CGGTGTTGGAGCAAGAGTTATAAAAAATTGGCTTGTATTTGTGCTTGGTCCTCTGTTTGCCATTGAAAGAATTCCAGCCGAATTATGTCTCAACGATGGAACGAACTCATCGGCATAAGGTTTGCCGTCATAAATACTTTTTCCACCGGAACCCGTTCCGGTCGGGTCACCACCTTGGATAACAAATCCATCAATTATTCTGTGAAAAGTTACACTGTCATAAAAATTTTCTTCTGCTAATGTTACAAAGTTTGTAACTGTAATAGGAGTTTCGTTTGGGTATAGTTCCATTTCAAAAGTACCCATATTTGTTTTGACTACTGCTACCAAAATTGAATCCGGTCCAATAGTAACATAATTATAGCTTTCTTCTTTATTCACTTTAGTCTCTTGTTTTATGTGTTGTTGTTCATTTTCTACTTTTTCGGTACAATTTGTTACTGTAAATAAAATAATTACCATTAGGATTATTTTTTTCATAAAATTGCTCCTTCATAATTTATAATTGATCTAAAATAATTTATCTGATAAAATATGAAACACCTATTTTAACACCGAAAGCTAGAGTATTAAAATCAACTTTTTCTTTTAATCCGGCAGCCCCCAAAGTATTTCCGTTATTTGATGCTTCACCTATGATATCATAACGAATATCGGCACCGATAGATGCATAAAAATCTCCACCTAATAGTGTATGAGCTAACGATTTTAATACTATTCCAAAACCATTAGCAGTATAATTTATAACACTATTCGAAGTAGGAAGTTCTTCATCAATTGAAATAATTCTATAACCGACTCCTCCTCCAAACTTAAATTTGTAACCAACGCCTTGAACTACATAGAACGCAAGTAATGAAGGACTATGAGCAGTGTAAGATAAATCGTATGTGCCCAAACCTCCATAAGAAGTATTGTATGAAAATAATTTATTTTCATATTCCAAACCGAGATCGAATGTTTTACTTATTGAGTAATCAATTTCACCGAAGAAGGTGACTGCACTTGAGTATTGGGCTAATTCTTCACCCGCCGGTGCTAGGTTGTCTATATAATCTTTTAGTGAAGGAGTTGACTGAAATGAAATTCCCATACCCCCAGTGATGTCAAATTGAGCACTAAGATTAATTAAGCTTATCAAAAATATGATCGATGCTAAAATATTTTTCATTATGACTCTCTCGAATTTTTGAGTACGGTAAAGAAATTTTCCTTATTATAACCGAGTTTAACTTGTCTCTTGTTAACAAGATATGTAAATAAAACAGTAGATAGAATAAATGCGATGTAAGAAATAAAGTGGGTCAGCAATGCAAAAGCTGCACTAATTTCTTGTCCAAATCCATATAAAGTCGTTAAGACTAAAATGGTTATAGCGTGATATGAACCAGTTCCACCC
It contains:
- a CDS encoding peptidylprolyl isomerase; translated protein: MKKIILMVIILFTVTNCTEKVENEQQHIKQETKVNKEESYNYVTIGPDSILVAVVKTNMGTFEMELYPNETPITVTNFVTLAEENFYDSVTFHRIIDGFVIQGGDPTGTGSGGKSIYDGKPYADEFVPSLRHNSAGILSMANRGPSTNTSQFFITLAPTPHLDDRHTVFGKVISGMDVISKIGKVPTDPQFNRPIDPVVMEKVTIERRAKVN